The following proteins are co-located in the Fructilactobacillus carniphilus genome:
- a CDS encoding YbbR-like domain-containing protein produces MHRFVDSKAFALLFSLVIAVGLFFIVNQAKLGTPNARNNQANQQLSSDTRKQIEVPLQLNVNSEKYFVVGYPNQVQVQLKGPSALVTTTANTRNFKVIADLNDLGPGKHTVRLQQTGLNSQLQATIKPAKITVNIQPRETKTLPVTVEYDKNQIMDGYKVNRVDQDLKKVSITGPENEMERIDKVVAKVNLPDDVHKSTDKAAVIDAVDAKGKTVNVVISPSTTDVKLNVQKENQKNNEENK; encoded by the coding sequence ATGCACCGCTTTGTGGATAGTAAAGCATTTGCACTGCTTTTTTCGCTTGTGATTGCCGTGGGTTTGTTCTTCATCGTGAACCAAGCTAAACTAGGCACTCCGAATGCCCGCAATAATCAGGCGAACCAGCAGTTAAGTTCGGATACGCGTAAGCAAATCGAGGTTCCGTTACAACTCAACGTGAACTCTGAGAAGTACTTCGTGGTCGGATATCCCAATCAGGTTCAGGTTCAATTGAAGGGACCCTCGGCACTAGTAACTACCACCGCGAATACCCGGAATTTCAAAGTGATTGCTGATTTAAATGACCTTGGTCCGGGAAAGCACACGGTGCGGCTACAACAAACTGGATTGAATTCGCAACTCCAAGCCACGATTAAACCAGCCAAAATTACCGTAAACATTCAACCACGGGAAACAAAAACTTTGCCCGTAACGGTAGAGTACGATAAGAATCAAATCATGGATGGTTATAAGGTGAACCGGGTGGACCAAGATCTCAAAAAGGTCAGCATTACCGGACCGGAAAATGAGATGGAACGGATTGATAAGGTCGTTGCCAAGGTGAACCTACCAGATGACGTGCACAAGTCAACCGATAAGGCTGCGGTGATTGACGCTGTGGATGCTAAGGGAAAAACGGTTAATGTGGTTATTTCCCCGTCAACTACGGACGTGAAGCTTAACGTGCAAAAAGAAAATCAAAAGAATAATGAAGAGAATAAGTAA
- the cdaA gene encoding diadenylate cyclase CdaA: protein MEINWSNILTLHNLSNVLDILVVWILIYELFMLLKGTRSIQLLRGIVVLVIAKVLSWYLGLTMTSWILDQVINWGVIGCIVIFQPEIRRGLEKLGQQSVFKQSQQANERTEKVIKALDGAIQYLSKRRIGALIAIQMKTGLEEWIEKGIALDADVSSELLINIFIPNTPLHDGAVIIKDDRIAAANAYLPPSDSNLIPRELGTRHRAAVGLSEVTDAITIVVSEETGEVSFTQNNELLRGMSREDYLKYLRSHLLQPSQKKTWHGEVHDFFAKLMGGGK, encoded by the coding sequence ATGGAAATTAATTGGAGTAACATTCTGACACTACATAACCTCAGCAACGTCTTGGACATTTTGGTAGTGTGGATTCTAATCTACGAATTATTTATGCTGTTAAAGGGGACTCGTTCCATCCAGCTCCTACGCGGGATTGTGGTGCTAGTGATTGCCAAAGTGCTGAGTTGGTATCTTGGACTTACCATGACTTCTTGGATTTTGGATCAAGTCATTAATTGGGGAGTGATTGGCTGTATCGTGATTTTTCAGCCTGAAATTCGGCGGGGGCTCGAAAAATTGGGTCAGCAGTCGGTTTTTAAACAATCCCAACAGGCCAATGAACGAACCGAAAAGGTGATTAAAGCGTTGGACGGGGCGATTCAGTACTTGTCCAAACGTCGGATTGGAGCATTGATTGCGATTCAAATGAAGACCGGGCTGGAAGAATGGATTGAAAAGGGAATTGCTTTAGATGCGGACGTTTCCAGTGAACTGTTGATTAACATCTTCATTCCGAACACGCCGTTGCATGACGGAGCCGTGATTATCAAGGATGATCGAATTGCCGCTGCCAATGCGTATCTACCACCCTCAGATAGTAATCTGATTCCCCGCGAATTAGGAACGCGGCACCGGGCTGCTGTCGGTCTTTCCGAAGTCACTGATGCCATTACCATTGTAGTTTCTGAAGAAACGGGGGAAGTGTCTTTCACCCAGAACAATGAATTACTGCGTGGAATGAGTCGGGAAGACTACCTGAAGTACCTGCGCAGTCATTTGTTGCAACCAAGCCAGAAAAAAACGTGGCACGGTGAAGTGCATGACTTTTTTGCTAAACTAATGGGAGGTGGCAAGTAA
- a CDS encoding DUF1361 domain-containing protein, with the protein MTNRKKWQVRLFFIVWLVFIKLFIKDSLFGFLLLNTFLGYIPIELSFHIGKPKQNVIIFWLLTCAWLLFYPNAPYILTDLLHLSWLHPNDINGMLKLDGHIWFLYTCLLISALTCAFLGFWSLIHVAKAITAKLHLQMGFTNMLVTFVLIFLSSVGLYIGRFLRVHTVYLITNPKFYIHMFANMWNREMLIFVILMTIIQLVIYWIYTIIQDNGSDA; encoded by the coding sequence ATGACAAACAGAAAAAAATGGCAAGTTCGCTTGTTTTTCATCGTATGGCTGGTGTTTATCAAGCTCTTTATTAAGGACTCGCTCTTTGGATTTCTATTGTTAAATACATTTTTAGGCTACATCCCAATTGAACTGAGCTTTCACATCGGCAAACCCAAGCAAAATGTAATAATTTTCTGGCTTTTAACCTGCGCCTGGTTGCTCTTTTATCCCAATGCCCCCTACATTTTAACTGATTTGCTCCACCTGTCGTGGCTCCACCCAAACGACATTAACGGAATGTTGAAGTTAGATGGTCACATTTGGTTCCTCTACACTTGCCTCTTAATCAGCGCGTTAACCTGTGCCTTTCTAGGCTTTTGGAGTCTGATTCACGTGGCCAAGGCCATTACCGCCAAGCTCCACCTGCAAATGGGATTTACCAATATGCTGGTGACTTTTGTACTGATCTTTTTAAGTTCAGTCGGCCTCTACATTGGTCGCTTTCTACGAGTGCACACCGTTTACCTGATTACCAATCCCAAATTTTACATCCATATGTTTGCTAACATGTGGAACCGGGAAATGCTGATTTTTGTCATCTTGATGACCATCATTCAGCTCGTGATTTACTGGATTTACACCATCATCCAGGATAATGGTTCAGATGCATAA
- the murB gene encoding UDP-N-acetylmuramate dehydrogenase — translation MTVDLTTKFTDFKILKDEPLAHYSWTKTGGPADFLAFPESDQQVETLVQYADQIGMPITVLGNASNLIVRDGGIRGLTIILTAMNHIHVDGERVITEAGAAYIETTKVAQQAGLTGLEFAAGIPGSIGGGVFMNAGAYGGETQFVLESATVLTQDLAVEVWPHEQLDFGYRHSAIQDQHAIVLGATFKLRQGHKGLIQHEMNHLNYLRKSKQPLEYPSCGSVFKRPKGHFAGKLIHEAGLQGYRFGGAEVSKKHAGFIVNVDHATATDYLQVIHHVQETVFAQTGIHLETEVRIIGVEP, via the coding sequence ATGACAGTTGATTTAACTACTAAATTTACCGATTTTAAAATTTTAAAAGATGAACCATTAGCTCATTATTCCTGGACCAAAACCGGCGGACCAGCCGATTTTTTGGCGTTTCCAGAATCTGACCAACAGGTGGAAACGTTGGTTCAATATGCTGATCAAATTGGCATGCCGATTACGGTGTTGGGCAATGCCAGTAATTTAATCGTGCGTGACGGCGGAATTCGGGGACTGACCATTATCCTAACCGCGATGAATCACATCCACGTCGACGGCGAGCGGGTAATCACAGAGGCTGGCGCCGCTTACATAGAAACTACCAAGGTCGCCCAACAAGCCGGCCTCACGGGGTTAGAATTTGCCGCCGGGATTCCCGGTAGTATCGGGGGCGGAGTCTTTATGAATGCTGGAGCTTACGGGGGTGAAACCCAATTCGTGCTGGAATCCGCTACTGTTTTAACGCAGGATTTGGCCGTTGAGGTATGGCCCCACGAACAGTTGGACTTTGGCTACCGACACAGTGCGATTCAGGATCAACACGCGATTGTCTTGGGCGCCACTTTCAAGCTCCGTCAGGGTCACAAAGGTCTAATTCAACACGAAATGAACCACTTGAATTACCTGCGCAAGTCCAAGCAACCACTCGAATATCCGTCCTGTGGGAGCGTTTTTAAACGGCCTAAGGGTCACTTCGCTGGCAAGTTGATTCACGAAGCGGGATTACAAGGTTATCGGTTTGGTGGCGCCGAAGTATCGAAAAAACACGCAGGCTTCATCGTTAACGTGGACCATGCTACTGCTACTGACTACCTGCAGGTAATTCACCACGTCCAGGAGACGGTTTTTGCGCAAACTGGGATTCACTTGGAAACCGAGGTCCGGATTATTGGAGTGGAACCATAA
- a CDS encoding 3'-5' exonuclease, protein MNFVAIDFETAANQRASACSVALTVVRNDQVVDEFYSLINPETSFNWRNIQVHGIHQRDVQTAPTFPEVWEIIKPFFKPHRLVIAHNNRFDNSVLKKSLERYELPVPHYQTLDTVKTAKKFYPEFPNHKLNTVSDRLGITLEHHHNALDDSLACANILLVQQQQFGTAALRPFINNV, encoded by the coding sequence GTGAATTTTGTCGCCATTGATTTTGAAACCGCGGCGAATCAGCGCGCCAGCGCGTGTTCCGTGGCGCTAACGGTCGTGCGTAACGACCAGGTCGTTGACGAGTTCTACTCGTTGATTAACCCCGAAACGTCCTTTAACTGGCGCAACATTCAAGTCCATGGGATCCACCAACGTGACGTCCAAACCGCGCCAACGTTTCCAGAGGTGTGGGAAATCATCAAACCCTTTTTCAAACCCCATCGCTTGGTAATCGCCCACAACAATCGCTTTGATAATAGCGTCTTAAAAAAGAGCTTAGAACGCTACGAGCTTCCAGTGCCTCACTACCAAACGCTGGATACGGTTAAAACCGCCAAAAAGTTTTATCCTGAGTTTCCGAACCACAAACTCAACACGGTCAGCGACCGGTTGGGGATTACGTTGGAACACCATCACAACGCCCTTGACGATAGTTTAGCGTGTGCTAACATTTTACTCGTCCAGCAGCAACAATTTGGCACGGCAGCGCTCCGTCCCTTTATTAACAACGTTTAA
- a CDS encoding GNAT family N-acetyltransferase — protein MSEDVRLRAAVSDDATTLLTLAKRLRQETDLIMVDEQLDHLTPAMEAAAVERLNASGTNLVAVAAVSTKLVGLVTITEQNPAVGELGIAVLKDYQGLGLGAALLDLAVDWFINLSRLEQLRLTVKESNQRALHLYQHSGFQITQQQHDIFTMTYKNDRSESASR, from the coding sequence ATGAGTGAGGATGTGCGGTTACGTGCCGCGGTTTCAGATGATGCGACCACGTTATTAACGCTAGCAAAGCGACTACGGCAGGAAACGGATTTAATCATGGTTGATGAGCAATTAGACCACTTGACTCCGGCGATGGAAGCCGCCGCGGTTGAACGCTTAAACGCTTCGGGTACGAACTTGGTGGCTGTGGCTGCTGTAAGCACGAAATTGGTTGGACTGGTAACCATTACGGAGCAGAACCCGGCCGTGGGAGAGCTCGGGATTGCAGTTTTAAAAGACTACCAGGGTCTAGGCCTGGGTGCTGCACTCCTTGACCTAGCCGTGGATTGGTTTATAAATCTTAGTCGGTTAGAACAATTAAGGTTAACCGTTAAGGAGAGTAATCAACGGGCGCTCCATTTATATCAGCACTCCGGATTTCAGATTACTCAACAGCAACATGATATTTTTACCATGACATACAAAAACGACCGGTCGGAATCAGCTTCTCGATAA
- the tsaE gene encoding tRNA (adenosine(37)-N6)-threonylcarbamoyltransferase complex ATPase subunit type 1 TsaE produces the protein MEKQVVVTKSAETEVLGEQLAQQLQPGDVILLDGDLGAGKTTFTKGIARGLGIRQTVKSPSFPIIREYQSGRLPLYHMDVYRLETGGAADLGLDEYFTGDGVSVVEWSQFAATELPEDYLRVAIERQDDVDANQRRLTLRAHGARFEALLDRWGLSNE, from the coding sequence ATGGAAAAACAGGTAGTGGTCACAAAGTCAGCGGAAACAGAAGTCCTGGGCGAACAACTAGCGCAGCAACTGCAACCGGGGGACGTAATCCTGTTAGATGGAGATCTGGGTGCAGGCAAAACCACCTTTACGAAGGGAATTGCTCGCGGCTTGGGGATTCGGCAGACCGTTAAGAGTCCCAGTTTTCCGATTATCCGAGAGTATCAATCAGGACGGCTACCACTCTACCACATGGACGTTTACCGGTTAGAAACCGGTGGAGCCGCCGACCTCGGGTTAGATGAGTACTTCACTGGTGATGGCGTAAGCGTGGTGGAATGGTCGCAGTTTGCGGCGACCGAACTGCCCGAAGACTACCTCCGGGTGGCAATTGAACGCCAAGATGACGTGGATGCCAACCAACGCCGGTTAACCCTGCGAGCGCACGGAGCACGGTTTGAAGCATTGTTAGACCGGTGGGGACTATCCAATGAGTGA
- the pta gene encoding phosphate acetyltransferase → MDLFESLKSKIKGQSIRIVFPEGNDERIISAAHGLQAEELIHPILLGQEADITAVAAKMNVDLTGIEIIDYQNVDSAQTQAMVQAIVDRRGGKTSAMEALEWLKDPNYFGTAMVYMGQADGMVSGASHPTGDTIRPALQIIKTKPDVNLISSAFIMQRDETRLIFADCAININPDENQLAEIATETAKTAALFDVDPKVAMLSFSTKGSAKGPEVEKVQKATEIAHEQAPDLALDGELQFDAAVVPAVAKAKAPDSQVAGSANVFVFPDLQSGNIGYKIAQRLGGFDAIGPILQGLNKPVSDLSRGCNAADVYKVAIITATQAL, encoded by the coding sequence ATGGATTTATTTGAAAGTTTAAAAAGTAAAATTAAAGGGCAATCCATTCGGATCGTTTTTCCCGAAGGAAATGATGAACGAATCATTAGTGCCGCACATGGTTTACAAGCAGAAGAACTAATTCATCCGATTTTACTGGGACAAGAAGCTGACATTACGGCTGTAGCTGCCAAAATGAACGTTGACCTGACGGGAATTGAAATTATTGACTATCAAAACGTTGATAGTGCACAAACACAAGCCATGGTGCAAGCAATTGTAGACCGGCGGGGTGGTAAAACGTCTGCCATGGAAGCCTTAGAATGGCTGAAGGATCCGAACTACTTTGGCACGGCCATGGTTTACATGGGTCAAGCCGATGGAATGGTTTCTGGAGCTAGTCATCCAACGGGCGATACTATCAGACCTGCTTTACAAATCATTAAAACCAAACCAGACGTGAACCTCATCAGTAGTGCCTTCATCATGCAACGTGACGAAACCCGCTTAATCTTTGCGGACTGTGCCATTAACATTAACCCAGATGAAAATCAGCTCGCTGAAATTGCGACGGAAACCGCAAAAACGGCGGCCTTGTTTGACGTGGATCCCAAAGTGGCCATGTTGAGCTTTTCCACCAAGGGTTCCGCTAAGGGTCCTGAAGTAGAAAAAGTCCAAAAAGCGACGGAAATTGCGCACGAACAAGCTCCCGACCTAGCTCTGGACGGTGAATTACAATTTGATGCGGCCGTGGTTCCAGCAGTTGCTAAAGCCAAAGCGCCGGACTCACAAGTAGCGGGCTCAGCCAATGTCTTCGTCTTCCCGGACCTCCAATCCGGAAACATCGGTTACAAGATTGCCCAACGACTCGGTGGCTTTGACGCCATTGGACCCATCTTGCAAGGTTTGAACAAACCCGTTTCGGACTTGTCTCGGGGTTGCAACGCGGCGGATGTTTATAAGGTTGCTATCATTACGGCCACCCAGGCCTTATAA
- a CDS encoding uracil-DNA glycosylase: MKRFIDNDWWPILEPEFQKPYYQQLRQFLVNEYRTQTIYPAMQRIFQAFEWTPFSDTKVVILGQDPYHGPHQAIGLSFAVEPNVTVPPSLRNIYKELDNDLGIKPVQHGYLKHWADQGVLLLNSVLTVRNGQAYSHQGHGWEQLTDYAIAKLSERPEPVVFILWGRSARNKLKLIDQETNVVIQSAHPSPLSANRGFFGSRPFSKTNAALTAMGETPIDWQLPEHVTMTN; encoded by the coding sequence ATGAAACGGTTTATTGATAATGACTGGTGGCCGATTTTAGAGCCAGAGTTTCAAAAGCCTTACTACCAACAGTTACGGCAGTTTTTGGTCAATGAATACCGGACTCAAACCATCTATCCGGCCATGCAGCGGATCTTTCAAGCCTTTGAATGGACGCCGTTTTCAGACACCAAAGTGGTCATCCTGGGACAGGATCCTTACCATGGCCCTCACCAGGCAATTGGCTTGAGTTTTGCGGTGGAGCCCAACGTTACAGTTCCTCCGTCGTTGCGTAACATCTACAAGGAGTTGGACAATGATTTGGGGATTAAACCGGTGCAACACGGTTATCTAAAGCACTGGGCAGATCAAGGAGTACTACTCTTGAACTCCGTTTTGACCGTTCGCAATGGTCAGGCCTATTCGCACCAGGGGCATGGCTGGGAGCAACTGACGGATTATGCGATTGCCAAGTTGTCAGAACGGCCGGAACCAGTGGTTTTCATTCTGTGGGGTCGTTCGGCTCGTAATAAGCTTAAGCTCATCGACCAAGAAACCAACGTTGTGATTCAATCCGCACATCCCAGTCCGCTGTCTGCTAATCGGGGATTCTTTGGCTCGCGACCGTTTTCAAAAACCAACGCGGCCCTGACCGCAATGGGAGAGACCCCCATTGACTGGCAATTGCCAGAACACGTTACGATGACAAATTAG
- the smpB gene encoding SsrA-binding protein SmpB, whose protein sequence is MAHTKRKPQTDNVVATNRKARHDYFIEQTYEAGLVLTGTEIKSVRERRVNLKDGFVSIRNGEAYLMNVHINEYTEGNQFNHDPLRNRKLLLHKKEIKHLQEAVQTKGVTIVPLKMYLKHNFAKVLIGIAKGKHSYDKRETIKRRDQQRQIDRVMKHY, encoded by the coding sequence ATGGCGCATACGAAACGGAAGCCCCAAACGGATAACGTGGTGGCGACTAACCGCAAGGCTCGCCACGATTATTTCATTGAGCAAACGTACGAAGCAGGGCTGGTGTTGACCGGAACGGAAATCAAATCGGTGCGGGAACGCCGGGTGAACCTGAAGGATGGCTTTGTTTCCATCCGGAATGGGGAAGCCTACCTGATGAACGTGCACATCAATGAATATACCGAAGGCAACCAATTTAATCATGATCCGTTGCGCAACCGGAAACTGTTGTTGCACAAAAAAGAAATCAAGCATTTACAAGAAGCGGTGCAGACTAAAGGGGTCACTATTGTTCCTTTGAAGATGTACTTAAAACACAACTTTGCGAAGGTTTTAATTGGGATTGCCAAAGGGAAACACAGTTACGATAAGCGGGAAACCATCAAGCGGCGCGACCAACAACGTCAAATTGATCGGGTTATGAAACATTATTAG
- the rnr gene encoding ribonuclease R — protein sequence MQDNKLKQEIADLLSSHANEQFDVEKIADALRYHGSAAFKLIVQELAELERDRVVVVTNDGNFKINPSELSHEGVFHSNPKGFGFVAYDEQLPDAFIAPDDTMKAMNLDKVQMQITKAAQKNSDRGPQGKVMEIMEHHYDHVVGEFVKTNNDLGYLGQVKLRDKKLTGMKFYVADAGIHPTPGEVVTADITEYPNAKHPDYMVGVAKQVIGSVDDPGIDILQIVYANDVPSEFPTDVLEAADEIPDHVLPEETKGREDITDQDLVTIDAEESKDLDDAVTAWKLPNGNYHLGVHIADVSHYVKPGSRLDEEAYTRGTSVYLTDRVIPMLPRRLSNGICSLNEGELRLCMSCEMEINPQGRVVKSRIHPSVMKSTARMTYNAVNEIIENHDPETRAHYAGLVPMFETMNELHQILYKARRRRGAIDFADDEAKIIVDEAGHPIDIQVRTRGTAERLIESFMLAANETVAETYHKAKVPFIYRIHENPDPTKVKDFFEFLTAFGINVKADPDHLQPKTLQNILTKVEGQPEEAVVSVMLLRSMQQAKYNEKCVGHFGLGAKYYTHFTSPIRRYPDMFIHRLIHYYEDNGINDTTKKTYADVVGDVAVHASETERRAVDTERDVDAMMKAEYMSNKIGEEFDGVVSSVLKFGAFIELPNTVEGLVHISRMTDDYYEYVEKYLALVGRNTKRTFKIGQDVRVKCVGVDVDQSAVDFEIVNPEETPTSDLLPKRAQHNNSKRRYNNNSRRPGNHNGSNQNRNHNQNGGNKPAGQRATDHKHQFTIQKRK from the coding sequence GTGCAAGATAACAAACTAAAACAAGAAATCGCCGATCTTTTAAGTTCGCATGCAAACGAACAGTTCGACGTGGAAAAAATTGCGGATGCCCTCCGCTACCACGGCTCGGCCGCCTTTAAACTAATTGTGCAAGAACTAGCCGAGTTGGAACGGGACCGAGTAGTCGTAGTTACTAACGACGGTAACTTTAAGATTAACCCGAGTGAACTGTCCCACGAAGGGGTCTTTCACTCTAATCCGAAAGGCTTTGGGTTCGTTGCCTATGACGAACAACTCCCCGATGCCTTTATTGCACCCGATGACACCATGAAAGCCATGAACCTGGATAAGGTGCAGATGCAGATTACGAAGGCCGCCCAGAAGAACTCTGACCGGGGGCCCCAAGGAAAAGTCATGGAAATCATGGAACATCACTACGACCACGTGGTGGGGGAATTCGTGAAGACCAACAATGACCTGGGGTACCTGGGGCAGGTTAAGCTTCGCGATAAAAAGTTGACCGGTATGAAGTTCTACGTTGCTGACGCTGGGATTCACCCAACGCCCGGTGAAGTCGTGACGGCCGATATTACCGAATACCCGAACGCTAAGCACCCAGACTACATGGTTGGGGTGGCAAAGCAGGTCATCGGAAGTGTTGATGATCCGGGGATTGATATCCTCCAAATCGTGTACGCGAACGACGTTCCCTCCGAATTTCCGACCGACGTCTTAGAGGCCGCGGATGAGATTCCAGACCACGTTCTTCCTGAAGAAACCAAGGGACGTGAGGACATAACTGATCAAGACCTGGTGACGATTGATGCGGAAGAATCCAAGGACTTGGATGACGCCGTGACCGCTTGGAAGTTACCCAACGGAAACTACCATTTGGGAGTTCACATTGCGGACGTTAGTCACTACGTGAAGCCCGGCAGCCGCTTAGACGAAGAGGCTTATACCCGGGGTACGTCTGTTTATCTGACCGACCGGGTAATTCCAATGTTACCGCGACGGTTATCAAACGGAATCTGTTCGTTGAACGAAGGAGAATTGCGGCTCTGCATGAGTTGTGAGATGGAAATCAATCCGCAGGGACGCGTCGTGAAATCCCGGATTCATCCGAGTGTGATGAAGTCGACTGCCCGGATGACGTATAACGCCGTTAACGAAATCATTGAAAATCATGATCCCGAAACCCGCGCGCACTACGCGGGATTGGTTCCCATGTTTGAAACCATGAACGAACTGCACCAGATTCTGTACAAAGCCCGGCGTCGGCGGGGAGCCATTGACTTTGCTGATGACGAAGCTAAGATCATCGTGGACGAAGCCGGCCACCCAATTGACATTCAGGTGCGGACCCGGGGAACGGCCGAACGCTTGATTGAATCGTTCATGTTGGCTGCTAATGAAACGGTTGCCGAAACTTACCACAAGGCGAAGGTTCCGTTCATCTACCGGATTCACGAAAATCCAGATCCAACTAAAGTGAAGGACTTCTTTGAATTTCTAACTGCCTTTGGAATTAACGTCAAAGCCGATCCCGATCACTTACAACCCAAGACCTTGCAAAACATTTTGACGAAGGTCGAAGGCCAACCGGAAGAAGCTGTAGTTTCCGTAATGCTGTTGCGGAGCATGCAACAAGCCAAGTATAACGAAAAATGTGTTGGTCACTTCGGACTGGGCGCCAAGTACTACACGCACTTTACTTCCCCCATCCGGCGGTACCCTGACATGTTTATCCACCGGCTCATTCATTATTACGAAGACAACGGAATTAATGACACCACGAAGAAAACCTATGCTGATGTAGTAGGGGACGTGGCAGTCCATGCTTCTGAAACCGAACGCCGGGCTGTGGATACGGAACGGGATGTCGACGCGATGATGAAGGCTGAATACATGAGTAATAAGATTGGCGAAGAATTTGACGGAGTGGTTAGTTCCGTGTTGAAGTTCGGGGCCTTTATTGAACTCCCCAACACGGTTGAAGGCCTCGTGCACATTAGCCGGATGACGGATGATTACTACGAATACGTGGAAAAGTACCTAGCGTTAGTCGGCCGCAACACGAAGCGGACCTTTAAGATCGGACAAGACGTCCGCGTGAAGTGTGTGGGCGTGGACGTTGACCAAAGCGCGGTGGACTTCGAAATTGTGAATCCGGAAGAAACGCCAACTAGTGATTTGTTACCCAAGCGAGCTCAGCACAATAACTCTAAGCGGCGGTATAACAATAATAGTCGGCGGCCGGGGAACCACAACGGTTCCAATCAAAACCGGAATCACAACCAGAACGGTGGGAACAAACCAGCCGGACAACGCGCCACCGACCACAAACATCAATTTACGATTCAGAAACGAAAATAA
- the secG gene encoding preprotein translocase subunit SecG, with amino-acid sequence MTNFLMIILWIVSVLIIAAVLMQPSKNNDAMASFTGGASDLFSESKSRGFESFIQKVTVVLGILFFAIALVLMWIAQH; translated from the coding sequence GTGACTAATTTTTTGATGATTATCCTGTGGATTGTGAGCGTGCTCATTATCGCGGCAGTGTTAATGCAACCTTCCAAGAATAATGATGCCATGGCTTCGTTTACCGGAGGAGCGAGCGATTTGTTCTCAGAATCCAAATCCCGAGGCTTTGAATCATTTATTCAAAAAGTAACTGTGGTATTAGGGATTTTGTTTTTTGCGATTGCCCTAGTTTTAATGTGGATCGCTCAACATTAA